Proteins from one Candidatus Woesearchaeota archaeon genomic window:
- a CDS encoding radical SAM protein, protein MEQNYILTNMEITNNIAQLNTAATRFLNENNSEIILGPEFHTLIQNGNSSNEDTQPEDHFKNLLANMNITDTEFFNQLIPQLNQVKITPTTIHVNEVLIPNDFLMAILTELIPGNQYITIKTVDQLKELTNLDFSEELQQVIDTYPVRLSLHVLRQMRFSSHVTYQYLPFLDELNPNGLKNTWVGQFHQGLLEQMYQNRPIFVLNMTCPVYCRFCFRKHKECRNQKNPTLEDVKNAITHLNKNPHIKEVVLTGGDPFTNAQVLTYAVEELKKIPHIKTLRLATRSIAYYPQLFTNNNNFWLDYLKKLYLDDKRIEIATHFIHPDEVTIESLNIISELTKNGIRVYVQTPFLKDCNDNYDSLTKLYQRLRSVGTEIHYVYIPCSPIQGNRKYSTTFAEGLDVAAKLRPQTSDRSMPHICTATTIGKIDWNTSGWAIEQADENNIWIRTPYTEEYFKQFSSEFEKPSDTRINEDGTLDVKYLGQIGDPNLFNVNCGLRIKSNYGLVEGINLEQAREKIFKNPECLTQPENTTVAGITRAHKTRVELNLNKIENELLIKYLNENCDVTDLVFYSTNNLIEQIEKIENILLNSKLPNNVNHIRLRSIQFSQHPDEYTEENIQKLARINRIDLRNPLKLEIETVFLHSSEFNKTHELISNKLRKNGITVYANVPLIMSVNATPDEILNISYKLRETGIEFHQIYIEGLPINKELNQVPIEASRIIQIASNLRRFESGREIPFYIISTDQGEVDFSLNTQPLFENKQFKGLRLLPYNTDLNDTNITWN, encoded by the coding sequence ATGGAACAAAACTACATATTAACAAATATGGAAATTACCAACAACATCGCACAATTAAATACAGCTGCGACTAGATTTTTAAATGAAAATAATAGCGAAATCATACTCGGACCTGAATTCCATACACTAATCCAAAATGGCAACAGTTCAAACGAAGACACTCAACCAGAAGATCACTTTAAAAATTTATTAGCCAACATGAATATCACTGATACAGAATTTTTTAATCAACTAATACCCCAATTAAATCAAGTAAAAATAACACCTACAACAATACATGTAAATGAAGTTTTGATACCTAATGATTTCTTAATGGCAATTTTAACCGAACTAATTCCAGGCAATCAATATATCACCATAAAAACTGTTGATCAACTAAAAGAATTAACAAATCTAGATTTTTCTGAAGAACTACAACAAGTAATAGATACGTATCCAGTAAGATTATCCCTGCACGTCCTACGACAAATGAGATTCTCAAGCCACGTAACATATCAATACCTGCCATTCCTAGATGAGCTTAATCCGAATGGGTTAAAAAATACTTGGGTCGGACAATTTCACCAAGGACTATTAGAACAAATGTATCAAAATAGACCAATATTTGTTTTGAATATGACTTGCCCAGTATATTGTAGATTCTGTTTTAGAAAACACAAAGAATGTCGCAATCAAAAAAATCCAACATTAGAAGATGTAAAAAATGCAATAACCCACCTAAACAAAAATCCCCACATCAAAGAAGTAGTACTTACAGGAGGAGATCCATTCACAAATGCACAAGTACTAACATATGCAGTAGAAGAACTAAAAAAAATACCCCACATAAAAACATTAAGACTTGCAACAAGATCAATTGCATATTATCCACAATTATTCACAAACAACAATAATTTTTGGTTGGACTATTTAAAAAAATTATATCTTGATGATAAAAGAATAGAAATTGCAACACACTTCATACATCCCGACGAAGTTACAATTGAATCATTAAACATAATTTCAGAACTAACAAAAAATGGAATACGAGTTTATGTACAAACACCATTCCTAAAAGACTGTAACGATAATTACGATTCACTAACTAAATTATATCAAAGACTAAGAAGTGTTGGAACTGAAATACATTATGTTTACATTCCCTGCAGCCCAATTCAAGGAAATCGAAAATATTCAACAACATTTGCCGAAGGTTTAGATGTTGCTGCCAAACTTAGACCTCAAACCTCTGATAGATCAATGCCGCACATATGTACTGCTACAACAATTGGGAAAATTGATTGGAATACTAGTGGCTGGGCTATCGAACAAGCAGATGAAAATAATATATGGATAAGAACTCCCTACACCGAAGAATATTTTAAACAATTCAGTTCCGAATTTGAAAAACCCTCAGACACAAGAATAAATGAAGATGGAACATTGGATGTTAAATATTTAGGACAAATTGGAGATCCCAATTTATTTAATGTTAATTGCGGTTTGAGAATAAAAAGTAATTATGGTCTTGTTGAGGGAATCAACTTAGAACAAGCTCGAGAAAAAATATTTAAAAATCCTGAATGTTTAACACAACCAGAAAATACAACTGTTGCAGGAATTACTCGAGCACACAAAACAAGAGTTGAACTAAACTTAAATAAAATTGAAAACGAACTTTTAATAAAATATTTGAACGAAAATTGCGATGTTACAGATTTAGTTTTTTACTCAACAAATAATTTGATAGAACAAATCGAAAAAATTGAAAATATTTTATTAAATTCAAAATTACCAAACAATGTTAACCACATTAGATTAAGAAGCATCCAATTTAGCCAACATCCTGACGAATACACTGAAGAAAATATTCAAAAACTAGCCAGAATCAATAGAATTGATTTACGCAATCCATTAAAATTAGAAATTGAAACAGTTTTTTTGCACTCATCAGAATTTAATAAAACACACGAACTGATTTCAAATAAATTACGAAAAAATGGAATAACTGTTTATGCGAATGTTCCTTTAATTATGTCAGTTAATGCCACTCCTGATGAAATATTAAACATCTCATACAAGCTTAGAGAAACAGGAATAGAATTTCACCAAATATATATTGAAGGATTACCAATCAATAAAGAACTTAATCAAGTTCCCATTGAAGCTTCAAGAATAATTCAAATTGCAAGCAACTTAAGAAGATTTGAAAGTGGAAGAGAAATTCCATTTTATATCATTTCAACAGATCAAGGAGAAGTGGATTTTTCATTAAATACCCAACCATTGTTTGAAAATAAACAATTTAAAGGATTAAGATTGCTCCCTTACAATACAGACTTAAATGATACAAATATTACCTGGAACTAA